In Biomphalaria glabrata chromosome 11, xgBioGlab47.1, whole genome shotgun sequence, the following proteins share a genomic window:
- the LOC106050524 gene encoding R3H domain-containing protein 2-like isoform X8, which translates to MTTSADRSIWCLVRISSQSQSKTKMSENEKRCAKLHKQTEVEVYDEDPSSKCLSKTASPVCAGVPTPTVQPASSSSETSPDDPVSKPVPVPPQITRKQTLIRTQALEGTSPPPESFFSQIRSNGPASDSLLTNGTAEGNKGTKNKYQSSSQEAKEYLLTSHKVSSDSGLGTLDNNDGSSDTSVLSRDSSLENASLDCYKDSSGVNIPKFIRETLLKGPKDKKTVLTIEAQLLDFIKSDGQVPLKTSEMTSYDRMIVHRLSAYLGLDHNVDTTGKSVVVNKTDKTRAVKLTDLILGDVGEEPKKKILLKKPASLDEKHGRHTSKNAFGSHRAKSLEERQQFYTEVRERIFNKGEENLPDGIRNPTSSHLSPDYIPQMNHQQRSQDIVRLTSKWASQESSGYVQPHVNSDGSLYHFDPSCPPPFMVAAPPQPPPPTPPVGNVVYHTVGPASSESVSELNARLAATTLSPVEPEAYTVGQPVPVMPTTILQHPHPVYTATHPSQYAQGQYYTPQSPAAGQQVRYVTYGFHPQSQQPLLQATPVEGQGQTTVPMPAVGIPPVAGPGGFQVIGPPFSNASLPPGQATPQCVDLSSVYHYTATAETVVSSANAVTGSPVAVTTPTGLLQAFNLGYPSQPQQPSQHPVAHGHQGQFTPCSVTPTGTTYYAVPVSTPTPSQTLAPPPPSSHHFQPLHQQHQQTVFYTPSNLTVTPVNYPVPVSNPSQSSTSSFKSIPAQYLANNLRSLTPPQQQHPQHLQPSSAVAAVSSNGHHSAPLTLNYGQPMNFPASQTLPPQGASQLVTFQGSSYQVRPVSAMIQLNPAVQQPQMSYQIYRPAGNITDFKLMTQGALHRQPSLPGSNQQPRPKGSNPARQAKKGQKKPGTRDGEDYPVGQQRSTAPQNVALTLTPLIPSSLPQTYQQMPSTSNRQ; encoded by the exons ATGACCACATCCGCAGACAGATCTATATGGTGTCTGGTTAGGATTTCTTCACAGTCACAAAGCAag ACTAAAATGTCAGAAAATGAAAAGCGATGTGCCAAACTCCATAAACAAACAGAAGTAGAAGTGTATGATGAGGACCCTAGTTCAAAATGTCTATCAAAAACTGCATCTCCAGTATGTGCAG GAGTACCCACACCAACAGTACAGCCTGCTAGTAGCTCATCAGAAACATCTCCAGATGACCCTGTCTCCAAGCCAGTCCCGGTACCT CCACAGATTACACGTAAGCAGACACTTATACGAACGCAAGCCTTAGAGGGCACTTCGCCACCACCAGAGTCATTCTTCAGCCAAATCAGATCAAATGGACCAGCCAGTGATAGCCTTTTAACAAATGGGACAGCTGAGGGAAACAAGGGCACCAAAAACAAATACCAGTCTTCATCTCAAGAGGCTAAAGAATATCTGTTGACTTCACACAAGGTCTCCAGT GATTCTGGTCTCGGTACACTTGACAACAATGATGGTTCCAGTGATACTTCAGTTTTATCTAGAG ATTCTAGTCTAGAAAATGCCTCTTTAGATTGTTATAAAGATTCTTCTGGTGTTAATATACCCAAGTTTATTAGAGAGACTCTACTGAAGGGACCAAAAGataaaaaaactgttttaacAATAGAAGCTCAATTGTTAGATTTTATCAAAAGTGACGG TCAGGTACCCCTGAAGACAAGTGAAATGACATCCTATGATCGTATGATAGTTCATCGCCTGTCTGCTTACCTTGGACTAGACCACAATGTGGATACAACAGGCAAGAGCGTGGTTGTTAACAAGACAGACAAGACCAGAGC TGTCAAGCTAACAGATCTAATTTTAGGAGATGTTGGTGAGGaaccaaagaagaaaatcttGTTAAAAAAACCTGCTAGTCTAGATGAAAAACAT GGTCGACATACCAGCAAAAATGCCTTTGGGTCCCACAGAGCCAAGTCACTAGAAGAAAGGCAACAGTTTTATACAGAAGTAAGGGAGCGCATCTTTAATAAGGGTGAAGAG AACCTTCCCGATGGTATCAGAAATCCTACCTCATCTCATTTGTCACC TGATTATATTCCACAAATGAACCATCAACAACGAAGTCAAGATATTGTGAGGTTGACTTCCAAGTGGGCCAGCCAGGAGTCCAGTGGCTACG TGCAACCACATGTGAACTCTGATGGCTCACTGTACCACTTCGATCCCAGCTGTCCACCCCCATTTATGGTGGCAGCGCCCCCTCAGCCACCTCCACCCACGCCACCAGTAGGAAATGTGGTGTACCACACTGTAGGCCCTGCCAGCTCG GAATCAGTGAGTGAACTAAATGCCAGATTGGCTGCCACTACTCTGTCTCCAGTGGAACCTGAGGCCTACACTGTAGGGCAGCCGGTGCCAGTGATGCCCACCACTATACTACAGCACCCACACCCTGTCTACACAGCAACACATCCTTCACAATATGCACAG GGTCAGTACTATACCCCACAATCTCCAGCAGCAGGCCAGCAAGTTAGATACGTGACTTATGGATTTCACCCTCAAAGCCAACAACCTCTTTTGCAAGCAACTCCGGTTGAAGGGCAGGGACAGACAACTGTGCCCATGCCTGCTGTTGGAATTCCACCAGTTGCTGGCCCTGGGGGTTTTCAGGTTATTGGGCCTCCTTTTTCTAATGCATCATTACCCCCTGGGCAGGCCACACCTCAGTGTGTTGATCTTTCATCTGTGTATCACTACACAGCTACCGCAGAAACTGTAGTCAGCTCTGCCAATGCAGTCACTGGTTCACCAGTTGCAGTGACTACACCTACAGGACTATTACAGGCATTCAACCTAGGTTATCCCAGCCAGCCTCAACAGCCGAGCCAGCACCCTGTGGCTCATGGCCACCAGGGTCAGTTTACACCGTGTTCAGTCACGCCCACAGGAACAACTTACTATGCTGTGCCAGTCTCTACGCCAACTCCTTCACAAACTCTAGCTCCACCACCACCGTCATCTCATCATTTTCAGCCCCTTCACCAGCAGCATCAACAAACAGTGTTTTATACGCCCTCCAATTTGACTGTTACCCCAGTGAATTATCCAGTTCCAGTGTCAAATCCATCTCAGTCATCCACATCGTCATTTAAAAGTATACCAGCGCAGTACTTAGCTAACAACCTTCGTTCATTGACTCCACCCCAGCAGCAACATCCACAGCATTTACAGCCTTCCTCGGCTGTGGCTGCGGTCTCATCCAATGGCCACCATTCTGCACCATTGACTTTAAACTATGGCCAGCCCATGAACTTTCCAGCCAGTCAGACTCTTCCTCCCCAAGGGGCGAGTCAGCTGGTAACATTTCAAGGTAGTTCTTACCAGGTGCGACCAGTGAGTGCAATGATTCAGCTAAACCCTGCCGTTCAACAGCCACAAATGTCATATCAAATTTACAGACCTGCAGGGAATATAACAG ATTTTAAACTGATGACTCAAGGTGCTCTACATAGACAGCCTTCTCTACCTGGTTCCAACCAGCAGCCTAGGCCCAA gggaAGTAACCCAGCTCGTCAAGCTAAGAAAGGTCAAAAGAAACCTGGAACTCGAGATGGAGAAGACTATCCAGTGGGCCAGCAAAGGAGCACAGCTCCACAGAATGTAGCTCTAACACTGACGCCACTGATCCCTAGTTCTTTACCCCAAACTTACCAACAAATGCCCTCCACTTCTAATAG ACAGTAA
- the LOC106050524 gene encoding cAMP-regulated phosphoprotein 21-like isoform X7 yields the protein MTTSADRSIWCLVRISSQSQSKTKMSENEKRCAKLHKQTEVEVYDEDPSSKCLSKTASPVCAGVPTPTVQPASSSSETSPDDPVSKPVPVPPQITRKQTLIRTQALEGTSPPPESFFSQIRSNGPASDSLLTNGTAEGNKGTKNKYQSSSQEAKEYLLTSHKVSSDSGLGTLDNNDGSSDTSVLSRDSSLENASLDCYKDSSGVNIPKFIRETLLKGPKDKKTVLTIEAQLLDFIKSDGQVPLKTSEMTSYDRMIVHRLSAYLGLDHNVDTTGKSVVVNKTDKTRAVKLTDLILGDVGEEPKKKILLKKPASLDEKHGRHTSKNAFGSHRAKSLEERQQFYTEVRERIFNKGEENLPDGIRNPTSSHLSPDYIPQMNHQQRSQDIVRLTSKWASQESSGYESMKDSPTAHYMGPPSLPYTCPMPGLPLDQSHMPRSTPDSPHTQLQPHVNSDGSLYHFDPSCPPPFMVAAPPQPPPPTPPVGNVVYHTVGPASSESVSELNARLAATTLSPVEPEAYTVGQPVPVMPTTILQHPHPVYTATHPSQYAQGQYYTPQSPAAGQQVRYVTYGFHPQSQQPLLQATPVEGQGQTTVPMPAVGIPPVAGPGGFQVIGPPFSNASLPPGQATPQCVDLSSVYHYTATAETVVSSANAVTGSPVAVTTPTGLLQAFNLGYPSQPQQPSQHPVAHGHQGQFTPCSVTPTGTTYYAVPVSTPTPSQTLAPPPPSSHHFQPLHQQHQQTVFYTPSNLTVTPVNYPVPVSNPSQSSTSSFKSIPAQYLANNLRSLTPPQQQHPQHLQPSSAVAAVSSNGHHSAPLTLNYGQPMNFPASQTLPPQGASQLVTFQGSSYQVRPVSAMIQLNPAVQQPQMSYQIYRPAGNITDFKLMTQGALHRQPSLPGSNQQPRPKGSNPARQAKKGQKKPGTRDGEDYPVGQQRSTAPQNVALTLTPLIPSSLPQTYQQMPSTSNRQ from the exons ATGACCACATCCGCAGACAGATCTATATGGTGTCTGGTTAGGATTTCTTCACAGTCACAAAGCAag ACTAAAATGTCAGAAAATGAAAAGCGATGTGCCAAACTCCATAAACAAACAGAAGTAGAAGTGTATGATGAGGACCCTAGTTCAAAATGTCTATCAAAAACTGCATCTCCAGTATGTGCAG GAGTACCCACACCAACAGTACAGCCTGCTAGTAGCTCATCAGAAACATCTCCAGATGACCCTGTCTCCAAGCCAGTCCCGGTACCT CCACAGATTACACGTAAGCAGACACTTATACGAACGCAAGCCTTAGAGGGCACTTCGCCACCACCAGAGTCATTCTTCAGCCAAATCAGATCAAATGGACCAGCCAGTGATAGCCTTTTAACAAATGGGACAGCTGAGGGAAACAAGGGCACCAAAAACAAATACCAGTCTTCATCTCAAGAGGCTAAAGAATATCTGTTGACTTCACACAAGGTCTCCAGT GATTCTGGTCTCGGTACACTTGACAACAATGATGGTTCCAGTGATACTTCAGTTTTATCTAGAG ATTCTAGTCTAGAAAATGCCTCTTTAGATTGTTATAAAGATTCTTCTGGTGTTAATATACCCAAGTTTATTAGAGAGACTCTACTGAAGGGACCAAAAGataaaaaaactgttttaacAATAGAAGCTCAATTGTTAGATTTTATCAAAAGTGACGG TCAGGTACCCCTGAAGACAAGTGAAATGACATCCTATGATCGTATGATAGTTCATCGCCTGTCTGCTTACCTTGGACTAGACCACAATGTGGATACAACAGGCAAGAGCGTGGTTGTTAACAAGACAGACAAGACCAGAGC TGTCAAGCTAACAGATCTAATTTTAGGAGATGTTGGTGAGGaaccaaagaagaaaatcttGTTAAAAAAACCTGCTAGTCTAGATGAAAAACAT GGTCGACATACCAGCAAAAATGCCTTTGGGTCCCACAGAGCCAAGTCACTAGAAGAAAGGCAACAGTTTTATACAGAAGTAAGGGAGCGCATCTTTAATAAGGGTGAAGAG AACCTTCCCGATGGTATCAGAAATCCTACCTCATCTCATTTGTCACC TGATTATATTCCACAAATGAACCATCAACAACGAAGTCAAGATATTGTGAGGTTGACTTCCAAGTGGGCCAGCCAGGAGTCCAGTGGCTACG AGTCTATGAAGGATTCTCCGACAGCTCACTATATGGGCCCACCCAGTTTACCTTACACCTGCCCGATGCCTGGTCTGCCCTTGGACCAGTCTCACATGCCCAGGTCTACTCCTGACTCCCCACACACTCAGT TGCAACCACATGTGAACTCTGATGGCTCACTGTACCACTTCGATCCCAGCTGTCCACCCCCATTTATGGTGGCAGCGCCCCCTCAGCCACCTCCACCCACGCCACCAGTAGGAAATGTGGTGTACCACACTGTAGGCCCTGCCAGCTCG GAATCAGTGAGTGAACTAAATGCCAGATTGGCTGCCACTACTCTGTCTCCAGTGGAACCTGAGGCCTACACTGTAGGGCAGCCGGTGCCAGTGATGCCCACCACTATACTACAGCACCCACACCCTGTCTACACAGCAACACATCCTTCACAATATGCACAG GGTCAGTACTATACCCCACAATCTCCAGCAGCAGGCCAGCAAGTTAGATACGTGACTTATGGATTTCACCCTCAAAGCCAACAACCTCTTTTGCAAGCAACTCCGGTTGAAGGGCAGGGACAGACAACTGTGCCCATGCCTGCTGTTGGAATTCCACCAGTTGCTGGCCCTGGGGGTTTTCAGGTTATTGGGCCTCCTTTTTCTAATGCATCATTACCCCCTGGGCAGGCCACACCTCAGTGTGTTGATCTTTCATCTGTGTATCACTACACAGCTACCGCAGAAACTGTAGTCAGCTCTGCCAATGCAGTCACTGGTTCACCAGTTGCAGTGACTACACCTACAGGACTATTACAGGCATTCAACCTAGGTTATCCCAGCCAGCCTCAACAGCCGAGCCAGCACCCTGTGGCTCATGGCCACCAGGGTCAGTTTACACCGTGTTCAGTCACGCCCACAGGAACAACTTACTATGCTGTGCCAGTCTCTACGCCAACTCCTTCACAAACTCTAGCTCCACCACCACCGTCATCTCATCATTTTCAGCCCCTTCACCAGCAGCATCAACAAACAGTGTTTTATACGCCCTCCAATTTGACTGTTACCCCAGTGAATTATCCAGTTCCAGTGTCAAATCCATCTCAGTCATCCACATCGTCATTTAAAAGTATACCAGCGCAGTACTTAGCTAACAACCTTCGTTCATTGACTCCACCCCAGCAGCAACATCCACAGCATTTACAGCCTTCCTCGGCTGTGGCTGCGGTCTCATCCAATGGCCACCATTCTGCACCATTGACTTTAAACTATGGCCAGCCCATGAACTTTCCAGCCAGTCAGACTCTTCCTCCCCAAGGGGCGAGTCAGCTGGTAACATTTCAAGGTAGTTCTTACCAGGTGCGACCAGTGAGTGCAATGATTCAGCTAAACCCTGCCGTTCAACAGCCACAAATGTCATATCAAATTTACAGACCTGCAGGGAATATAACAG ATTTTAAACTGATGACTCAAGGTGCTCTACATAGACAGCCTTCTCTACCTGGTTCCAACCAGCAGCCTAGGCCCAA gggaAGTAACCCAGCTCGTCAAGCTAAGAAAGGTCAAAAGAAACCTGGAACTCGAGATGGAGAAGACTATCCAGTGGGCCAGCAAAGGAGCACAGCTCCACAGAATGTAGCTCTAACACTGACGCCACTGATCCCTAGTTCTTTACCCCAAACTTACCAACAAATGCCCTCCACTTCTAATAG ACAGTAA
- the LOC106050524 gene encoding cAMP-regulated phosphoprotein 21-like isoform X2 has product MTTSADRSIWCLVRISSQSQSKTKMSENEKRCAKLHKQTEVEVYDEDPSSKCLSKTASPVCAGVPTPTVQPASSSSETSPDDPVSKPVPVPPQITRKQTLIRTQALEGTSPPPESFFSQIRSNGPASDSLLTNGTAEGNKGTKNKYQSSSQEAKEYLLTSHKDSGLGTLDNNDGSSDTSVLSRDSSLENASLDCYKDSSGVNIPKFIRETLLKGPKDKKTVLTIEAQLLDFIKSDGQVPLKTSEMTSYDRMIVHRLSAYLGLDHNVDTTGKSVVVNKTDKTRAVKLTDLILGDVGEEPKKKILLKKPASLDEKHGRHTSKNAFGSHRAKSLEERQQFYTEVRERIFNKGEENLPDGIRNPTSSHLSPDYIPQMNHQQRSQDIVRLTSKWASQESSGYESMKDSPTAHYMGPPSLPYTCPMPGLPLDQSHMPRSTPDSPHTQSHQYPTTYAYLVSSDYSSIPVGSLIINPHTMWLPTQSYPHSYEASITYVQPHVNSDGSLYHFDPSCPPPFMVAAPPQPPPPTPPVGNVVYHTVGPASSESVSELNARLAATTLSPVEPEAYTVGQPVPVMPTTILQHPHPVYTATHPSQYAQGQYYTPQSPAAGQQVRYVTYGFHPQSQQPLLQATPVEGQGQTTVPMPAVGIPPVAGPGGFQVIGPPFSNASLPPGQATPQCVDLSSVYHYTATAETVVSSANAVTGSPVAVTTPTGLLQAFNLGYPSQPQQPSQHPVAHGHQGQFTPCSVTPTGTTYYAVPVSTPTPSQTLAPPPPSSHHFQPLHQQHQQTVFYTPSNLTVTPVNYPVPVSNPSQSSTSSFKSIPAQYLANNLRSLTPPQQQHPQHLQPSSAVAAVSSNGHHSAPLTLNYGQPMNFPASQTLPPQGASQLVTFQGSSYQVRPVSAMIQLNPAVQQPQMSYQIYRPAGNITDFKLMTQGALHRQPSLPGSNQQPRPKGSNPARQAKKGQKKPGTRDGEDYPVGQQRSTAPQNVALTLTPLIPSSLPQTYQQMPSTSNRQ; this is encoded by the exons ATGACCACATCCGCAGACAGATCTATATGGTGTCTGGTTAGGATTTCTTCACAGTCACAAAGCAag ACTAAAATGTCAGAAAATGAAAAGCGATGTGCCAAACTCCATAAACAAACAGAAGTAGAAGTGTATGATGAGGACCCTAGTTCAAAATGTCTATCAAAAACTGCATCTCCAGTATGTGCAG GAGTACCCACACCAACAGTACAGCCTGCTAGTAGCTCATCAGAAACATCTCCAGATGACCCTGTCTCCAAGCCAGTCCCGGTACCT CCACAGATTACACGTAAGCAGACACTTATACGAACGCAAGCCTTAGAGGGCACTTCGCCACCACCAGAGTCATTCTTCAGCCAAATCAGATCAAATGGACCAGCCAGTGATAGCCTTTTAACAAATGGGACAGCTGAGGGAAACAAGGGCACCAAAAACAAATACCAGTCTTCATCTCAAGAGGCTAAAGAATATCTGTTGACTTCACACAAG GATTCTGGTCTCGGTACACTTGACAACAATGATGGTTCCAGTGATACTTCAGTTTTATCTAGAG ATTCTAGTCTAGAAAATGCCTCTTTAGATTGTTATAAAGATTCTTCTGGTGTTAATATACCCAAGTTTATTAGAGAGACTCTACTGAAGGGACCAAAAGataaaaaaactgttttaacAATAGAAGCTCAATTGTTAGATTTTATCAAAAGTGACGG TCAGGTACCCCTGAAGACAAGTGAAATGACATCCTATGATCGTATGATAGTTCATCGCCTGTCTGCTTACCTTGGACTAGACCACAATGTGGATACAACAGGCAAGAGCGTGGTTGTTAACAAGACAGACAAGACCAGAGC TGTCAAGCTAACAGATCTAATTTTAGGAGATGTTGGTGAGGaaccaaagaagaaaatcttGTTAAAAAAACCTGCTAGTCTAGATGAAAAACAT GGTCGACATACCAGCAAAAATGCCTTTGGGTCCCACAGAGCCAAGTCACTAGAAGAAAGGCAACAGTTTTATACAGAAGTAAGGGAGCGCATCTTTAATAAGGGTGAAGAG AACCTTCCCGATGGTATCAGAAATCCTACCTCATCTCATTTGTCACC TGATTATATTCCACAAATGAACCATCAACAACGAAGTCAAGATATTGTGAGGTTGACTTCCAAGTGGGCCAGCCAGGAGTCCAGTGGCTACG AGTCTATGAAGGATTCTCCGACAGCTCACTATATGGGCCCACCCAGTTTACCTTACACCTGCCCGATGCCTGGTCTGCCCTTGGACCAGTCTCACATGCCCAGGTCTACTCCTGACTCCCCACACACTCAGT CTCATCAGTACCCAACAACTTACGCCTACCTGGTCTCCTCTGACTACAGTAGTATACCAGTGGGCAGTCTCATTATCAACCCTCATACAA TGTGGCTCCCTACACAAAGCTATCCACACAGCTATGAAGCCTCCATCACGTATG TGCAACCACATGTGAACTCTGATGGCTCACTGTACCACTTCGATCCCAGCTGTCCACCCCCATTTATGGTGGCAGCGCCCCCTCAGCCACCTCCACCCACGCCACCAGTAGGAAATGTGGTGTACCACACTGTAGGCCCTGCCAGCTCG GAATCAGTGAGTGAACTAAATGCCAGATTGGCTGCCACTACTCTGTCTCCAGTGGAACCTGAGGCCTACACTGTAGGGCAGCCGGTGCCAGTGATGCCCACCACTATACTACAGCACCCACACCCTGTCTACACAGCAACACATCCTTCACAATATGCACAG GGTCAGTACTATACCCCACAATCTCCAGCAGCAGGCCAGCAAGTTAGATACGTGACTTATGGATTTCACCCTCAAAGCCAACAACCTCTTTTGCAAGCAACTCCGGTTGAAGGGCAGGGACAGACAACTGTGCCCATGCCTGCTGTTGGAATTCCACCAGTTGCTGGCCCTGGGGGTTTTCAGGTTATTGGGCCTCCTTTTTCTAATGCATCATTACCCCCTGGGCAGGCCACACCTCAGTGTGTTGATCTTTCATCTGTGTATCACTACACAGCTACCGCAGAAACTGTAGTCAGCTCTGCCAATGCAGTCACTGGTTCACCAGTTGCAGTGACTACACCTACAGGACTATTACAGGCATTCAACCTAGGTTATCCCAGCCAGCCTCAACAGCCGAGCCAGCACCCTGTGGCTCATGGCCACCAGGGTCAGTTTACACCGTGTTCAGTCACGCCCACAGGAACAACTTACTATGCTGTGCCAGTCTCTACGCCAACTCCTTCACAAACTCTAGCTCCACCACCACCGTCATCTCATCATTTTCAGCCCCTTCACCAGCAGCATCAACAAACAGTGTTTTATACGCCCTCCAATTTGACTGTTACCCCAGTGAATTATCCAGTTCCAGTGTCAAATCCATCTCAGTCATCCACATCGTCATTTAAAAGTATACCAGCGCAGTACTTAGCTAACAACCTTCGTTCATTGACTCCACCCCAGCAGCAACATCCACAGCATTTACAGCCTTCCTCGGCTGTGGCTGCGGTCTCATCCAATGGCCACCATTCTGCACCATTGACTTTAAACTATGGCCAGCCCATGAACTTTCCAGCCAGTCAGACTCTTCCTCCCCAAGGGGCGAGTCAGCTGGTAACATTTCAAGGTAGTTCTTACCAGGTGCGACCAGTGAGTGCAATGATTCAGCTAAACCCTGCCGTTCAACAGCCACAAATGTCATATCAAATTTACAGACCTGCAGGGAATATAACAG ATTTTAAACTGATGACTCAAGGTGCTCTACATAGACAGCCTTCTCTACCTGGTTCCAACCAGCAGCCTAGGCCCAA gggaAGTAACCCAGCTCGTCAAGCTAAGAAAGGTCAAAAGAAACCTGGAACTCGAGATGGAGAAGACTATCCAGTGGGCCAGCAAAGGAGCACAGCTCCACAGAATGTAGCTCTAACACTGACGCCACTGATCCCTAGTTCTTTACCCCAAACTTACCAACAAATGCCCTCCACTTCTAATAG ACAGTAA